In Candidatus Binataceae bacterium, a single window of DNA contains:
- a CDS encoding YebC/PmpR family DNA-binding transcriptional regulator — protein sequence MSGHSKWSSIKHKKAARDQKRGKVFTKMIKEITIAARLGGGDVNANPRLRTAVAAAKAGSMPNDNIDRAIKKGTGELGGGQLEQVAYEGYGPGGVALMLDVLTDNRNRTVSEIRFMLSKSGGNLGESGCVAWMFERRGAITVEKQAADEDRLIELALEAGAEDVIAADDAFQVMTPPDKLAAVRDALEAAKIAIAAAELTMAPKTTVKVSGHQAEQVLKLMEDLEEHDDVQSVAANFDIDDEVMAQFSAA from the coding sequence ATGTCCGGCCATTCGAAATGGAGTTCAATCAAACATAAGAAGGCGGCGCGCGATCAGAAACGCGGCAAGGTTTTCACCAAGATGATCAAGGAGATCACGATCGCCGCGCGGCTCGGCGGTGGCGATGTCAATGCCAATCCGCGGCTGCGCACCGCCGTCGCCGCTGCAAAAGCGGGCTCGATGCCCAATGACAATATCGACCGCGCGATCAAGAAGGGTACCGGCGAGCTTGGCGGCGGCCAACTCGAACAGGTCGCTTACGAGGGCTACGGGCCGGGTGGCGTCGCGCTGATGCTCGATGTCCTGACGGATAATCGCAATCGCACGGTCTCGGAAATCCGCTTCATGCTCTCGAAGAGCGGCGGCAACCTCGGCGAATCCGGTTGCGTCGCCTGGATGTTCGAGCGGCGCGGCGCGATCACCGTCGAGAAGCAGGCGGCCGACGAGGATCGCTTGATCGAGCTCGCATTGGAGGCCGGCGCCGAGGACGTCATCGCCGCCGACGACGCCTTCCAGGTGATGACGCCGCCCGACAAACTCGCCGCCGTGCGCGACGCCCTCGAGGCGGCTAAGATCGCGATCGCCGCCGCGGAATTGACCATGGCGCCCAAGACCACTGTCAAGGTCAGCGGCCATCAGGCGGAGCAGGTGCTCAAGCTCATGGAGGACCTCGAAGAGCACGACGACGTGCAGAGCGTCGCGGCCAATTTCGATATCGATGACGAGGTGATGGCGCAGTTCTCGGCGGCTTAA
- the ruvC gene encoding crossover junction endodeoxyribonuclease RuvC: MRIIGVDPGNAATGFGVVERCATLVWVGAGSIRSNGMSRGPGRLAALYEKLLNVIDEYSPAAMSLERSFVATNVQSAFTLGEARAVAMLAAAHRGLEVFEYTPTDVKLTIAGYGRADKAQVKRMVRRTLELDEATPLTDDAADALAIALTHLFRARLGLAIRAADAQRRIKSRVRA, encoded by the coding sequence ATGCGGATAATCGGGGTTGACCCAGGCAATGCGGCGACCGGGTTCGGGGTGGTCGAGCGGTGCGCAACGCTGGTCTGGGTAGGTGCGGGCTCGATCCGCAGCAATGGGATGTCGCGCGGGCCAGGCCGCCTCGCTGCACTGTACGAAAAGCTCCTCAACGTGATCGACGAATACTCCCCGGCCGCGATGAGCCTCGAACGCAGTTTCGTTGCGACCAACGTCCAGAGTGCTTTTACGCTCGGCGAGGCGCGCGCGGTCGCGATGCTCGCTGCGGCTCATCGCGGGCTCGAGGTCTTCGAGTACACGCCCACCGACGTCAAACTGACGATCGCCGGCTACGGCCGCGCCGACAAGGCGCAGGTCAAGCGGATGGTCCGGCGGACGCTCGAGTTGGATGAGGCCACGCCGTTGACCGATGACGCTGCTGACGCCCTCGCGATCGCGTTGACGCATCTGTTTCGCGCGCGCCTGGGTCTCGCGATTCGCGCCGCCGACGCCCAGCGGCGGATTAAATCCCGGGTGCGCGCATGA
- the ruvA gene encoding Holliday junction branch migration protein RuvA, producing the protein MIATLSGLILLRDAGRLIVETGGVGYEVFIPLSTYYRTPAAGAPVKLEIRQVVREDALTLYGFASSGEKRAFDLLMSVQHVGPKLALQVLSVLAPDELAAAITREDTARLDAVPGVGAKVAERIVRELRDKVGGLSLAAAAVVDGAVNGRAGGDGMLDDAISALINLGYKPVEAKRAVDAIGAPGAGDELEAIIRRSLAVILGEK; encoded by the coding sequence ATGATTGCTACGCTGAGCGGCCTGATCCTGCTGCGCGACGCCGGCCGCCTGATCGTCGAGACCGGCGGTGTCGGCTACGAAGTTTTTATCCCGTTGAGCACCTACTATCGCACGCCGGCGGCCGGCGCGCCGGTCAAACTAGAAATTCGGCAGGTGGTGCGGGAGGATGCGCTCACGCTCTACGGCTTTGCGAGCAGCGGCGAGAAGCGCGCCTTCGATCTCCTGATGAGCGTGCAGCATGTCGGTCCCAAGCTCGCGTTGCAGGTATTGTCGGTGCTCGCGCCCGACGAGTTGGCAGCCGCGATCACGCGTGAAGACACTGCCCGGCTCGACGCCGTGCCGGGGGTTGGCGCGAAGGTCGCCGAACGCATCGTGCGCGAACTGCGCGACAAGGTCGGCGGCCTGAGCCTCGCGGCGGCAGCCGTCGTGGACGGCGCAGTTAACGGGCGCGCCGGCGGCGACGGGATGCTCGACGACGCGATCTCTGCGCTGATCAATCTGGGCTACAAGCCGGTTGAGGCGAAGCGTGCGGTCGATGCGATCGGCGCGCCGGGCGCGGGCGATGAGCTCGAAGCGATCATCCGCAGATCGCTCGCCGTCATTCTTGGTGAGAAGTAA
- the ruvB gene encoding Holliday junction branch migration DNA helicase RuvB codes for MKDAQMKDLAPLDATITRERAAAPDAEAVAARRAASPAPAALMATAPAAGEEQTIDLSLRPRSITEFVGQERIKKILGMSIAAARQRGEVLDHVLFSGPPGLGKTSLAHIIARELGVNLRSTSGPAIERAGDLAAIVNDLDKGDVLFIDEIHRLARVVEEILYPAMEDFELNIVVGKGPGARTMRLAVKPFTMVGATTRSGLLSSPLRDRFGQHYHLDFYAHDELAEIVRRSARLLNVRMNDDGAAELAARARGTPRIANRLLRRVRDFAQVHDAAIVTREVALGALELLEIDACGFDRMDRAILAAIIDKFDGGPVGVESLAAAVGEEADTIGEVYEPYLLQEGFVARTARGRVATPRAYSHLGRTRRGALL; via the coding sequence TTGAAAGATGCGCAAATGAAAGACCTCGCCCCGCTTGACGCGACGATCACCCGCGAGCGCGCCGCTGCGCCTGACGCCGAAGCGGTCGCGGCGCGCCGCGCCGCATCGCCGGCGCCCGCGGCCCTGATGGCCACCGCGCCGGCAGCCGGCGAAGAGCAAACCATCGACCTCTCCCTGCGGCCGCGCTCGATCACCGAATTCGTCGGCCAGGAACGCATCAAAAAAATTCTCGGGATGTCGATCGCGGCCGCGCGCCAGCGCGGCGAGGTGCTCGATCACGTGCTGTTTTCGGGCCCGCCCGGGCTCGGCAAAACGTCACTGGCGCATATCATCGCGCGCGAGCTCGGCGTCAACCTGCGCTCGACCTCCGGACCCGCCATCGAACGCGCCGGCGATCTCGCCGCGATCGTCAACGACCTCGACAAGGGCGACGTGCTCTTCATCGACGAAATTCATCGGCTGGCGCGCGTGGTCGAGGAGATCCTCTACCCGGCGATGGAGGACTTCGAGCTCAACATCGTTGTCGGCAAGGGACCCGGCGCGCGCACGATGCGCCTTGCGGTAAAGCCCTTTACGATGGTCGGCGCCACCACCCGCTCCGGGCTCTTGAGCTCGCCCCTGCGCGACCGCTTCGGCCAGCACTATCATCTCGATTTCTATGCGCACGACGAACTGGCGGAGATTGTGCGACGATCGGCGCGGCTGCTCAACGTCAGGATGAACGATGACGGCGCGGCCGAGCTCGCCGCCCGCGCCCGCGGCACCCCGCGGATCGCCAACCGCCTGCTGCGGCGGGTGCGCGATTTCGCCCAGGTTCACGACGCCGCGATCGTCACGCGCGAGGTCGCGCTCGGCGCCCTCGAGTTGCTCGAAATCGACGCCTGCGGCTTCGACCGGATGGATCGCGCGATCCTTGCTGCGATCATCGACAAGTTTGACGGCGGTCCGGTCGGCGTCGAAAGCCTCGCCGCCGCCGTCGGCGAAGAGGCCGACACCATCGGCGAGGTCTACGAACCCTACTTGCTGCAGGAGGGGTTTGTGGCGCGGACCGCGCGCGGACGCGTCGCGACACCGCGCGCTTACAGTCATCTCGGGCGCACCCGCCGCGGCGCCTTGTTGTAA